From Candidatus Binatia bacterium, a single genomic window includes:
- a CDS encoding OB-fold domain-containing protein — translation MAGIVSFASYVPFHRIARKTIAQALGTGGGKGERSVASYDEDTVTMAVEAARDCVRRRDTAGVKALYFATTEPPYVEKLNSATIHAALDLPAAVRCLDISCSIRAGAGSLLAAHDAAVAGGQALATMADIRIGAPEGSAESSGGDGAAAFLFGTSDVIAQVEATWSGTLEFLSSWRVAGQRYSKTWEERFSLTQGWGPLLADAAKNLLASAKVSPADIAWFVVDAPNARASAGFLAQAGIPAEKIIDARLDTIGHAGAAQVGLMLATALEKARPGDRIAVIAASDGVDAMLLRATGLIADGRPERTVDRWVDSKRADLPYTRFLKWRGILETEPPRRPDPQRPAGPPSLRSHRWKFALVGSECTACGARHLPPQEVCVACRASHKMRDVSFADGKATIKTFAVDRLAFTPQPPMVVAVIDFEGGGRVQSELTDVEPAKVAIGDPVEMTFRRLFTADAVHNYFWKGRPAR, via the coding sequence ATGGCTGGTATCGTTTCGTTCGCAAGCTACGTTCCCTTCCACCGCATCGCGCGCAAGACCATTGCGCAGGCGCTCGGCACCGGCGGCGGCAAGGGCGAGCGTTCGGTTGCCTCCTACGACGAAGACACGGTGACGATGGCGGTCGAAGCCGCGCGCGATTGTGTTCGCAGGCGCGATACGGCCGGGGTCAAGGCACTGTACTTCGCGACGACGGAGCCGCCTTACGTCGAGAAGCTCAATTCCGCGACGATCCATGCGGCGCTCGATCTTCCTGCTGCCGTGCGCTGTCTCGACATCTCGTGCTCGATCCGCGCCGGAGCCGGCTCGTTGCTCGCGGCGCATGACGCCGCAGTGGCCGGCGGACAGGCGCTGGCGACGATGGCCGACATCCGCATCGGTGCCCCCGAGGGAAGCGCCGAGAGCAGCGGCGGCGACGGCGCGGCCGCGTTCCTGTTCGGCACGAGCGACGTCATCGCGCAGGTGGAAGCCACCTGGAGCGGGACCCTCGAGTTCCTCAGCAGCTGGCGCGTGGCGGGACAGCGGTATTCGAAAACCTGGGAGGAGCGCTTTTCGCTGACCCAGGGTTGGGGGCCGCTGCTGGCAGACGCCGCAAAAAACCTTCTCGCTTCGGCCAAGGTTTCTCCCGCCGACATCGCGTGGTTCGTCGTCGACGCGCCCAACGCCCGTGCCAGCGCCGGTTTTCTCGCGCAGGCCGGAATTCCCGCCGAAAAGATCATCGATGCGCGCCTCGACACGATCGGGCACGCCGGCGCCGCCCAGGTGGGGCTGATGCTCGCGACCGCGCTGGAGAAGGCCAGACCCGGCGACAGGATCGCCGTGATCGCGGCTTCCGACGGTGTCGATGCGATGCTGCTGCGCGCCACCGGCCTCATCGCGGACGGGCGGCCCGAACGCACCGTGGACCGCTGGGTCGACTCCAAGCGCGCCGATTTGCCGTACACGCGCTTCCTCAAGTGGCGCGGCATCCTGGAGACCGAGCCGCCGCGGCGACCGGATCCCCAGCGGCCGGCCGGGCCGCCGTCTCTTCGCAGCCACCGCTGGAAGTTCGCGCTCGTCGGCAGCGAGTGCACCGCCTGCGGCGCCCGCCACCTTCCTCCGCAGGAGGTTTGCGTCGCGTGCCGCGCTTCGCACAAGATGCGCGACGTTTCGTTCGCCGACGGCAAGGCCACGATCAAGACGTTTGCCGTGGACCGCCTGGCGTTCACGCCGCAGCCGCCGATGGTCGTCGCGGTGATCGATTTCGAGGGAGGCGGACGCGTGCAGAGCGAGCTCACCGACGTCGAGCCGGCCAAAGTCGCGATCGGCGATCCCGTCGAGATGACGTTCCGGCGGCTGTTCACCGCCGACGCAGTACACAACTACTTCTGGAAAGGGCGCCCGGCGCGCTGA
- a CDS encoding acetyl-CoA acetyltransferase has protein sequence MASNGIRDRVAIVGMGCTSFGEHWNRGLDDLLIEAAESAQASAGIDADKIDAYWLGTMGNLSGLTLSEPLKINYKPVTHVENYCATGSEALRNAAYAVASGAYDCVMAIGVEKLKDSGFSGLVVTPPPSDGTHPAMTAPAQFSLLAPAYFKKYGLDDETGKEVLSRIAFKNHSNGAKNPKAQFRKEVPMEQIRNSPRVADPLGIMDCSGVSDGSAAAIVVRAEDAHKYTDKPIFIKALSFIAGPAAGPLSQDYDFTTFPEVVASARDAYSQAGVKNPAEEISMAEVHDCFTPTELVLYEDLGFAERGGAWRDVLAGAFDLGGRLPVNPDGGLKSFGHPIGASGLRMMYEMWLQLRGEAGPRQISNPKLGLTHNLGGAPGRCVSFVSVVGL, from the coding sequence ATGGCGAGCAACGGAATCCGCGACCGCGTGGCAATCGTCGGCATGGGCTGCACGTCGTTCGGCGAGCACTGGAACCGCGGCCTCGACGACCTGCTGATCGAGGCGGCAGAGTCCGCGCAGGCTTCGGCCGGAATCGACGCCGACAAGATCGATGCGTACTGGCTCGGCACGATGGGGAACCTTTCGGGACTGACGCTGTCGGAACCGCTCAAGATCAACTACAAGCCGGTCACCCACGTCGAGAATTACTGCGCCACCGGCAGCGAGGCGCTGCGCAATGCAGCGTACGCGGTGGCCTCGGGCGCTTACGATTGCGTGATGGCAATTGGAGTCGAGAAGCTCAAGGATTCGGGTTTTTCGGGCCTCGTCGTCACGCCGCCTCCGAGCGACGGGACGCATCCGGCGATGACCGCTCCCGCGCAGTTCTCGCTGCTGGCCCCTGCCTACTTCAAGAAGTACGGCCTCGACGACGAGACCGGCAAGGAAGTGCTTTCGCGCATCGCGTTCAAGAACCATTCGAACGGCGCGAAGAATCCGAAGGCCCAGTTCCGCAAGGAAGTGCCGATGGAGCAGATCCGCAACTCGCCGCGCGTGGCCGATCCTCTCGGCATCATGGACTGCTCGGGAGTGAGCGACGGCTCGGCGGCGGCGATCGTCGTGAGGGCCGAGGACGCGCACAAGTACACGGACAAGCCGATTTTCATCAAGGCGCTGTCGTTCATCGCCGGACCGGCCGCCGGTCCCCTGTCCCAGGACTACGACTTCACGACCTTCCCCGAAGTCGTGGCCTCTGCCCGGGACGCCTACTCGCAGGCCGGCGTGAAGAACCCGGCCGAAGAAATTTCGATGGCCGAGGTCCACGACTGCTTCACGCCCACCGAGCTGGTTCTCTACGAGGACCTGGGCTTTGCCGAACGAGGCGGCGCCTGGCGCGACGTCCTCGCCGGTGCCTTCGACCTCGGCGGCCGCCTTCCGGTCAATCCGGACGGGGGGCTGAAATCTTTCGGCCATCCGATCGGCGCCTCGGGCCTGAGGATGATGTACGAAATGTGGCTGCAGCTTCGCGGAGAGGCCGGGCCGCGGCAGATTTCCAATCCGAAGCTGGGACTTACCCACAACCTCGGGGGAGCGCCGGGCCGCTGCGTGAGCTTCGTGTCGGTCGTCGGTCTCTGA
- a CDS encoding transglutaminase-like domain-containing protein translates to MSAHQDTVNLFVDLVSRADEDIHLPAAALAIARIAYPTLDMDLWLDELTALRHEARAAADAYTGSDPLEPVLDVVFEERGFDGDRENYYDPRNSFLSDVIERRRGIPITLAMVLLEAARGAGVRVVGIGFPGHFLVCHPQSQRYLDVFRKGLVLDRPGLLELLRRQGLGPDAWRDEFLAPVGRSQMLARMLNNLRRHYTQTGNEGALATVIAMSHGLELAREHSSAALVQ, encoded by the coding sequence GTGTCCGCTCATCAGGATACCGTCAATCTTTTCGTCGACCTTGTCAGCCGCGCTGACGAGGACATCCATCTGCCCGCGGCGGCCCTGGCGATCGCCCGCATCGCTTACCCCACCCTGGACATGGACCTTTGGCTCGACGAGCTCACTGCGCTGCGCCACGAGGCGCGGGCAGCGGCAGACGCATACACGGGCTCCGATCCGCTCGAGCCGGTGCTCGACGTCGTCTTCGAGGAACGGGGCTTCGACGGCGACCGCGAGAACTACTACGATCCGCGCAACAGTTTTCTGAGCGACGTGATCGAGCGGCGCCGCGGCATTCCGATCACGCTGGCGATGGTGCTGCTCGAAGCCGCGCGCGGCGCCGGCGTCCGCGTCGTCGGCATCGGCTTTCCGGGCCATTTCCTGGTCTGTCATCCGCAGAGCCAGCGTTACCTCGACGTTTTCCGCAAGGGACTGGTGCTCGACCGCCCGGGTCTTCTCGAGCTGCTGCGTCGCCAGGGCCTCGGGCCCGATGCGTGGAGGGACGAGTTCCTGGCGCCGGTGGGCCGCTCGCAGATGCTCGCGCGCATGCTCAACAACCTGAGGCGCCACTACACGCAGACCGGCAACGAAGGCGCACTTGCGACGGTGATCGCGATGTCGCACGGCCTCGAGCTGGCCCGCGAGCACAGCTCCGCGGCGCTCGTTCAGTAG
- a CDS encoding ATP-binding protein — protein MIRTFEDAVAFACSTDGEAAALIVVDWTGVRSLFDREDFWDDDRFEAWLRSVPERSDLLPPMLFVRYATAAAEAIFRTSDLAVITERFRIGLGMIPGGGLFGLREFQNGGRYEAAAPAAVFDERTVSGVRLHRPSREEPYSIMILRSVETTAARRLRRSEARYEAIVRDQTDFIVRYTIDGVRTFVNQAYADFFGGRPDDHIGTNFFDLIAEEFRQGVREKIQRLVSREVEVLVDEHLSRRHDGVLCWTHWVDRGIFDEDGSLVEVQAVGRDVSEQKEAERRRILLEQRLAQSQKLEALGTLAGGLAHDFNNSLTGILGYTDLLRLPTTSRQQVAEYADSIRQAAEQASELTRRLLQLSRRSPARLARCDLVEIVETTARLLRASVPSRMSVRVASEKLPAVLADAGQLTQAILNLGLNARDAIAADGSIEIRAWEKPSNGRSMIVLSVRDDGVGIAENVRGRLFEPFFTTKSEGGGTGLGLAMVYACATAHGGTVEISSEVGSGTTVELHLPLAVSTETSAARADFRGTETILLVDDEPMVVLRCRQNLERSGYRIVTAASGNEAFERFREHTGDIDAVVTDLVMSGGNGRELEQRLHAEQPELPIVLMTGGLVDRGSGRFAAVLEKPFSDDELLRTLRTALDASEVDARPRPAGEPL, from the coding sequence ATGATCCGCACGTTCGAGGATGCCGTCGCGTTCGCCTGCTCGACCGATGGCGAGGCGGCAGCGCTCATCGTGGTCGACTGGACCGGCGTGCGGTCCTTGTTCGATCGCGAAGACTTCTGGGACGACGACCGGTTCGAGGCGTGGCTCCGATCGGTGCCCGAACGCTCCGATCTCCTGCCGCCGATGCTCTTCGTGCGTTACGCGACAGCGGCCGCGGAAGCGATCTTCCGGACCAGCGATCTTGCGGTGATCACCGAGAGATTCCGCATCGGCCTCGGGATGATTCCCGGCGGCGGCCTTTTCGGGCTGCGCGAGTTCCAGAACGGGGGCAGGTACGAGGCTGCTGCTCCGGCCGCGGTCTTCGACGAGCGAACGGTAAGCGGCGTGCGCCTGCATCGCCCTTCACGCGAAGAGCCTTACTCGATCATGATCCTTCGGTCGGTCGAAACCACGGCGGCTCGGCGACTGCGTCGCAGCGAGGCCCGTTACGAAGCGATCGTGCGCGACCAGACCGATTTCATCGTGCGCTACACGATCGACGGTGTCCGCACGTTCGTGAACCAGGCGTACGCCGATTTTTTCGGCGGCAGGCCCGACGACCATATCGGTACGAACTTTTTCGACCTCATCGCCGAAGAGTTCCGTCAAGGAGTGCGCGAGAAGATCCAGCGCCTCGTTTCGAGAGAAGTCGAGGTGCTCGTCGACGAACACCTTTCGCGGCGCCACGACGGCGTGCTGTGCTGGACCCACTGGGTCGATCGCGGGATCTTCGACGAGGACGGCAGCCTGGTCGAGGTGCAGGCCGTCGGCCGCGACGTCAGCGAGCAGAAAGAGGCCGAGCGTCGCAGGATCCTGCTCGAGCAGCGCCTCGCGCAGTCCCAGAAGCTCGAAGCGCTCGGCACGCTGGCCGGCGGACTCGCGCACGACTTCAACAACTCGCTGACCGGGATCCTCGGTTATACGGATCTGCTGCGCCTGCCGACGACGAGCCGGCAGCAGGTTGCCGAGTACGCCGATTCCATCCGCCAGGCAGCTGAGCAAGCCTCCGAGCTCACGCGCCGCCTCCTGCAGCTCAGCCGCCGGTCGCCGGCGAGGTTGGCCAGGTGCGATCTCGTCGAGATCGTCGAGACGACCGCCCGGCTCCTGCGTGCATCCGTCCCGTCGCGGATGTCGGTCCGGGTCGCGAGCGAGAAGCTGCCGGCGGTGCTCGCCGACGCCGGCCAGCTCACGCAGGCGATTCTCAACCTGGGGCTCAACGCGCGCGACGCCATCGCGGCGGACGGCAGCATCGAGATCCGCGCCTGGGAGAAGCCGTCAAACGGCCGTTCGATGATCGTCCTGAGTGTCCGCGACGACGGCGTGGGCATTGCCGAAAACGTGCGCGGCCGGCTTTTCGAGCCGTTCTTCACGACCAAATCCGAAGGGGGCGGAACCGGCCTCGGTCTCGCGATGGTGTATGCATGCGCGACCGCCCACGGGGGAACGGTCGAGATCAGCTCCGAAGTCGGCAGCGGGACGACGGTCGAGCTTCACCTGCCGCTTGCCGTCAGCACGGAGACGTCTGCCGCCCGCGCCGACTTTCGCGGCACCGAGACCATTCTTCTCGTCGACGACGAGCCGATGGTCGTGCTGCGCTGCCGCCAGAACCTGGAGCGCAGCGGCTATCGCATCGTCACGGCCGCCAGCGGCAACGAGGCGTTCGAACGGTTTCGCGAACACACCGGCGACATCGATGCGGTGGTCACCGACCTCGTGATGTCCGGCGGCAACGGCCGCGAGCTCGAGCAACGCCTGCACGCCGAGCAACCCGAACTGCCGATCGTGCTGATGACCGGGGGGCTCGTCGACCGAGGCAGCGGCCGGTTTGCCGCGGTGCTGGAGAAGCCGTTTTCGGATGACGAACTTCTGCGGACGCTGCGTACGGCGCTCGACGCGAGCGAAGTCGACGCACGCCCGCGCCCGGCGGGAGAGCCGCTCTGA
- a CDS encoding crotonase/enoyl-CoA hydratase family protein: MIDFETRGNIAVISINRPEARNAVNGAVASGIEAAIDRLESDDSLWVGVLTGKGPVFCAGADLKAINSGQAADLATAKGGFAGFVARERSKPVIAAVDGPALAGGCEICLACDLIVASREARFGVPEVKRSLAAAAGALFRLPRVLPRNVATWMIATGEPISAEECARYGMVNTLCDPGQAVDQAVELAGLICKNAPLAVRESLRVMRETAMAGDEAAFRRSTEAMMNLAATEDFWEGPKAFIEKRPPVWKGK; this comes from the coding sequence GTGATCGACTTCGAAACTCGCGGCAACATCGCCGTCATCTCCATCAACCGCCCCGAAGCTCGCAACGCCGTCAACGGCGCCGTCGCAAGCGGCATCGAAGCCGCGATCGACCGGCTCGAGTCCGACGATTCGTTGTGGGTCGGCGTGCTGACGGGAAAGGGCCCGGTGTTCTGCGCCGGGGCCGACCTCAAGGCGATCAACTCGGGACAGGCCGCCGACCTTGCCACGGCAAAAGGCGGATTCGCAGGCTTTGTCGCGCGCGAGCGCAGCAAGCCGGTGATCGCAGCCGTGGACGGCCCCGCGCTGGCCGGCGGCTGCGAGATCTGCCTTGCCTGCGATCTCATCGTCGCCAGCCGCGAAGCCCGCTTCGGCGTGCCCGAGGTCAAGCGTTCGCTGGCTGCCGCAGCCGGCGCCTTGTTCCGTCTGCCGCGCGTGCTGCCGCGCAACGTCGCAACGTGGATGATCGCCACCGGCGAGCCGATCTCGGCCGAAGAGTGCGCGCGCTACGGCATGGTGAACACGCTGTGCGATCCGGGCCAGGCCGTGGACCAGGCCGTCGAGCTTGCCGGACTGATCTGCAAGAACGCACCGCTTGCCGTGCGCGAAAGCCTGCGCGTGATGCGCGAGACCGCGATGGCCGGCGACGAGGCCGCGTTCCGCCGCTCGACCGAAGCGATGATGAACCTGGCTGCGACCGAGGACTTCTGGGAAGGACCGAAGGCTTTTATCGAGAAGCGGCCGCCGGTGTGGAAAGGGAAGTGA
- a CDS encoding nitroreductase family protein, translating to MSRSVPDPETIGEDVPLLEGIRTTRAIRRLKPDPVPRELIRKVCEAGTFAPSGGNRQPWIFIAVTEPQRRAWIAERYRAAFSAYIAPAVEAARDPSYAPAKRRNMESAIWLAEHFHEVPVHLVVAGWTRRGHAQYQALFPAIQNILLACRAVGLGACLTMMQLAFHDELDRWLGLAPSQPSAALIPIGWPLQPYRRPQRRSIDTCLHWENIDPGVTSLSTPAAASR from the coding sequence GTGAGCAGGTCCGTTCCCGATCCGGAGACCATCGGCGAGGACGTTCCTCTTCTCGAAGGGATCCGCACGACGCGCGCCATCCGGCGCCTGAAACCCGATCCCGTGCCGCGCGAGCTCATCCGCAAGGTTTGCGAGGCCGGCACCTTCGCGCCGAGCGGCGGCAACCGCCAGCCGTGGATCTTCATCGCCGTGACCGAGCCGCAGCGGCGCGCGTGGATCGCCGAGCGCTACCGCGCCGCCTTTTCGGCGTACATCGCGCCTGCCGTCGAAGCGGCGCGCGATCCATCGTACGCGCCGGCCAAACGGCGCAACATGGAATCGGCGATCTGGCTCGCCGAGCATTTCCACGAAGTGCCGGTGCACCTGGTCGTCGCGGGCTGGACGCGCCGCGGTCACGCGCAGTATCAGGCGCTGTTCCCCGCGATCCAGAACATCCTGCTGGCGTGTCGTGCCGTGGGGCTCGGAGCGTGCCTTACGATGATGCAGCTCGCGTTCCACGACGAGCTCGACCGCTGGCTGGGCCTCGCGCCTTCGCAGCCGTCGGCAGCGCTGATCCCGATCGGCTGGCCGCTGCAGCCCTACAGGAGACCGCAGCGGCGCAGCATCGATACGTGCCTGCACTGGGAGAACATCGATCCCGGCGTCACTTCCCTTTCCACACCGGCGGCCGCTTCTCGATAA